In one window of Mytilus trossulus isolate FHL-02 chromosome 7, PNRI_Mtr1.1.1.hap1, whole genome shotgun sequence DNA:
- the LOC134725449 gene encoding methylthioribulose-1-phosphate dehydratase-like isoform X3: protein MPHMVLLHRHKREEIYITPSGVQKELMEPEDLFVQTIDGKSIATPPAFKKLTQSSCTPLIINSFLKRKGAGAVVHAHNPNAVLISLLYPGKEFRITHQQMIKCTYNWKLGKNNKYFDELVVPIVEGQPEEIDLAPYVAKALEDYPDTSCVIIRRHGMYVVGPTWEKTKLMLESFDYLFHIAMQMKLYGLDPTQPPT, encoded by the exons GGAGGAAATATACATTACCCCGTCTGGTGTTCAAAAAGAATTGATGGAA cCAGAAGACCTCTTTGTTCAAACAATAGATGGAAAGTCTATTGCGACTCCACCAGCCTTCAAGAAGCTAACTCAAAGCTCGTGTACACCACTCattattaattcatttttaaaacgaAAAG GTGCAGGAGCAGTTGTCCATGCTCACAATCCAAACGCAGTATTAATATCTTTACTATATCCTGGGAAAGAATTTAGAATAACTCACcaacaaatgataaaatgtaCATATAACTGGAAGCTAG ggaaaaataataaatattttgatgaattaGTTGTACCGATTGTTGAAGGTCAACCCGAGGAAATTGATCTTGCA CCATATGTTGCTAAAGCATTAGAGGACTATCCAGACACATCATGTGTTATCATCCGTAGACATGGAATGTATGTTGTAGGTCCTACATGGGAGAAAACTAAATTGAT GTTAGAAAGTTTTGATTACTTGTTTCATATAGCAATGCAGATGAAGCTCTATGGACTTGATCCTACTCAGCCGCCTACATAG
- the LOC134725449 gene encoding methylthioribulose-1-phosphate dehydratase-like isoform X2 yields the protein MTGSGGAIGVRRGEEIYITPSGVQKELMEPEDLFVQTIDGKSIATPPAFKKLTQSSCTPLIINSFLKRKGAGAVVHAHNPNAVLISLLYPGKEFRITHQQMIKCTYNWKLGKNNKYFDELVVPIVEGQPEEIDLAPYVAKALEDYPDTSCVIIRRHGMYVVGPTWEKTKLMLESFDYLFHIAMQMKLYGLDPTQPPT from the exons GGAGGAAATATACATTACCCCGTCTGGTGTTCAAAAAGAATTGATGGAA cCAGAAGACCTCTTTGTTCAAACAATAGATGGAAAGTCTATTGCGACTCCACCAGCCTTCAAGAAGCTAACTCAAAGCTCGTGTACACCACTCattattaattcatttttaaaacgaAAAG GTGCAGGAGCAGTTGTCCATGCTCACAATCCAAACGCAGTATTAATATCTTTACTATATCCTGGGAAAGAATTTAGAATAACTCACcaacaaatgataaaatgtaCATATAACTGGAAGCTAG ggaaaaataataaatattttgatgaattaGTTGTACCGATTGTTGAAGGTCAACCCGAGGAAATTGATCTTGCA CCATATGTTGCTAAAGCATTAGAGGACTATCCAGACACATCATGTGTTATCATCCGTAGACATGGAATGTATGTTGTAGGTCCTACATGGGAGAAAACTAAATTGAT GTTAGAAAGTTTTGATTACTTGTTTCATATAGCAATGCAGATGAAGCTCTATGGACTTGATCCTACTCAGCCGCCTACATAG